From Carassius gibelio isolate Cgi1373 ecotype wild population from Czech Republic chromosome B23, carGib1.2-hapl.c, whole genome shotgun sequence, the proteins below share one genomic window:
- the rabggta gene encoding LOW QUALITY PROTEIN: geranylgeranyl transferase type-2 subunit alpha (The sequence of the model RefSeq protein was modified relative to this genomic sequence to represent the inferred CDS: inserted 9 bases in 5 codons; deleted 1 base in 1 codon; substituted 1 base at 1 genomic stop codon), with amino-acid sequence MPPPHQIRAKDSGIFLSASSREKDEVQKLYESELLFIEACLKVNPKSYGCWHHRTWVNTHLSQPDWTRELVLCDRCLSLDEHNLHCWDYRRVVVKESDVSDEQELQFRXTGSNFSNYSSCHYRSTLLPQLHPQPTXDPAPNTSPSPSASQTHSGRVXEGQLLKEYELADNSFFTDPNDQSTWFCYHXLLGRGREEMISCVYVSRERERVSVVLSKPCSRNTHRDRALHTGCAERWCRDXDQELFSSELSVEKTSVLQEELQSCNQLLELEPQNKWCLLTIILLTRALDPLGHEKETHISNFQTLKEVDLMRSSYFXYDTILKMEYAEVRVFSLSNKVFIYFVKCFLLYKSLQSNFTENYVSTVFSSSL; translated from the exons ATGCCACCCCCTCATCAGATAAGAGCAAAAGACAGTGGTATATTTCTCTCTGCGTCCTCTAGAGAGAAGGACGAGGTGCAGAAGCTGTACGAGTCTGAGCTGCTCTTCATCGAGGCCTGTCTAAAGGTGAACCCCAAATCC TACGGCTGCTGGCACCACCGCACCTGGGTAAACACGCACCTGTCCCAGCCTGACTGGACCCGAGAGCTCGTCCTCTGTGACCGCTGCCTCAGCCTGGACGAGCACAACC TCCACTGCTGGGATTACCGGCGCGTGGTGGTCAAGGAGTCTGATGTTTCTGACGAGCAGGAGCTGCAGTTCAG CACCGGCTCCAATTTCTCCAACTACTCCAGCTGTCATTACAGGAGCACGCTGCTCCCTCAGCTCCACCCACAGCCTA ATGACCCCGCCCCCAACACAAGCCCCTCCCCCTCCGCATCTCAGACTCACTCAGGCAGAGT TGAGGGGCAGCTTCTTAAAG AATATGAGCTGGCAGATAATTCCTTCTTCACCGACCCCAACGACCAGAGCACCTGGTTCTGCTACCACTGACTGCTgggcagaggt CGAGAGGAGATGATCAGCTGTGTGTATGTCAGccgggagagagagagggtgtctGTGGTCCTCTCCAAACCAT GCTCA agaaacacacacagagacagggctCTCCACACAG GCTGTGCTGAACGCTGGTGCAGAGA TGATCAGGAGCTCTTCAG cagTGAGCTGTCGGTCGAGAAGACTTCAGTGTTACAGGAAGAGCTTCAGTCCTGCAATCAGCTGCTGGAGCTCGAACCGCAGAACAAAT ggtgtCTGCTGACAATCATACTCCTCACGAGAGCTCTGGATCCTCTAGGCCATGAGAAAGAGACtcacatttcaaattttcaaacCCTTAAA gaagtggACCTGATGCGCTCTTCCTACTT CTACGACACCATTCTGAAAATGGAGTATGCAGAGGTGCGAGTGTTTAGCCTGTCaaataaggtttttatttattttgtaaagtgctttttactatacaaatcgttacaaagcaactttacagaaaattatgtttctacagtatttagtagtagcttataa